The genomic region CAGCTCAACCTTTCCGTTTCGATCCGCGAGATTGATAATGCCAGCGAGGCTGCCGGTATGTTTGCCGATGCGCTGCCGGTCATGACGGTGCCGGCCGGTATCGAAGTGGTGGCCGGCGAGCCGCATGCGGCAACGGCGAAGGGCACGATCGCGGCGATCGAGAGGGCTGTGTCGCTTGTCATCAGCGGCGAGGCGCTCGCGGTCGTTACCAACCCGATCGCCAAATCCGTGCTCTACGAGGCCGGTTTCCGGTTTCCCGGCCATACCGAATTTCTCGCCGATCTCGCCGCCAGGGCGTCCGGCAGGCCGGTGACGCCTGTCATGATGCTGTCGGGGCCGAAGCTCCGTGCCATTCCCGTCACCATCCACATTCCGGTCCGCGAGGTGCCGCAGGCGCTGACCGGCGACCTGATCGTGGAAACCTGCCGGATCGCCCATGAAGACTTGAGGCGGCGCTTCGGCATCGAGGCGCCGCGGCTCGCCGTTGCCGGCCTCAACCCGCATGCGGGCGAAGACGGGACGATCGGCAGAGAAGACGAGGATGTCATCCGCCCGGCGATCGAGCACCTGCGCGACGAGGGCATCGATGCGATCGGGCCCCTGCCCGCCGACACGATGTTCCATGACGAGGCGCGGGCGCGATACGATGTCGCCGTCTGCATGTATCACGATCAGGCACTGATCCCGGCCAAGGCGCTCGGTTTCGACGACAGCGTCAACGTCACGCTCGGGCTTCCTTTCGTGCGCACCTCGCCCGATCACGGCACCGCTTTCGGCATCGCCGGCAAGGGACTGGCGCGCGAGCAGAGCCTGATTGCGGCGCTGAAGCTCGCCGCCCAGCTCGGCCGCACAGCGGAAAGCCGTCGCTGATGGCAGCACTCGATGGCCTGCCGCCGCTTCGCGACGTCATCCAGCGTCACGGCCTCGATGCGCGCAAGGCGCTCGGGCAGAACTTCCTGCTCGACCTCAACCTGACGCAGAAAATCGCCCGCACGGCGGGCGCG from Rhizobium sp. BT03 harbors:
- the pdxA gene encoding 4-hydroxythreonine-4-phosphate dehydrogenase PdxA gives rise to the protein MTIPFSRPLALSQGDPAGIGPDITLMAWLRRRELGLPPFFLIGDPDVLALRARQLNLSVSIREIDNASEAAGMFADALPVMTVPAGIEVVAGEPHAATAKGTIAAIERAVSLVISGEALAVVTNPIAKSVLYEAGFRFPGHTEFLADLAARASGRPVTPVMMLSGPKLRAIPVTIHIPVREVPQALTGDLIVETCRIAHEDLRRRFGIEAPRLAVAGLNPHAGEDGTIGREDEDVIRPAIEHLRDEGIDAIGPLPADTMFHDEARARYDVAVCMYHDQALIPAKALGFDDSVNVTLGLPFVRTSPDHGTAFGIAGKGLAREQSLIAALKLAAQLGRTAESRR